The following nucleotide sequence is from Halobacillus mangrovi.
GATCCATGTTCAGGAGGAAGAGAGAAAACAAGTGTCACGTGAACTGCATGATGGAATCGGTCAGGAACTATATAGTTTATTAATCAGCATGCATCGTTTACAGCAAGAAGTAGACCATCCCCTCATTGACCATATGACAGGGGATATCAGTCATCTTATTCAAAGTGTAAGGGATATGTCCTGGGGGCTTAGGCCTTCTGCTTTGGACGAACTGGGGCTTTTACCTGCTATCCGCTCTTTCCTCCACCGTTTAGATAAGTCATTTGGTTTGAAAGTAGAGTTTCATTCGGCTGTCTCATCACGTTTGACTCCCACGATCGAGACTACCATCTACAGAATCGTTCAAGAAGCTTTGACCAACGTAAGAAAATATGCAGAAATAGACCAAGCCTCCGTAAAACTTGTAGAAAAAGAAAATGAGCTTTCTGTATACATTATGGATGAAGGCGTTGGATTCTCTGAAACCCACGCTCGAAGAGGGGTAGGACTATTCAGTATGGAAGAACGGGCGCGAGCCGTGGGAGGAGACTTAACTGTTGAATCCATCCCAGGAAAAGGGACCACCATTGAAATGACTGTACCCAAGGAAATCTGAGACGGACTCAGGTTTCTTTTTTTATGGCTAAAAAAGCATAAAAAATTTCGTGCGGATAACTTATTTTGATGTGAGGCTGCATCCATGCCCCGGGTCTACAGCTGAAAGGGTTTGTGCTGCACTTAAAAATCAGGGGATTTTACTACCTAAATGGGGGGATTCCCCAATACTTTTCCCGAGCCTGCTAGACGTACAATGAATATAGATCAACTACATAATTAAGGAGGCTTGGAGCTATGAAAAAAGACCATTCTTCACAGCCAGGTTTGAAGGGGACATTGATCAGCGTATTCGCTGTAGGAATTGTCATTATTCTGATGTGGGTGAGTATTTTTTATCTATATATTGACCGGATGTAGGGGGAGAGACAAATGCATTTACACAAATACGAAAAAATTTGGCTGGCCTTTGGCGTTTTCGCACTTATCATCTTTTTATCTGTAGTGGGAGTCAGTGCTTTTCATCAGGGAAATACCCCATCTGGAGGGCACATGACCATTGACCCTGAAAAAGTCAGGGAAACGGCTCCATTTAACGAGCCTGGTCTTCATAAAAAAGAAGATGGAACCTATGAAGTATCCATGATTGCCATGGCTTTCGGCTACGATCCTGCTAAGTTACAAGTCCCGGCCGGAGAAGAGATTACCTTTACGCTCACCAGTGAAGATGTCACTCACAGCTTTTCAATTGTAGGGACAAATGTAAACATGATGGCTGTTCCTGGGCAAATCAATCATAGAACACACACGTTTGATGAACCGGGTTCTTATCTTGTGGTATGTAATGAATATTGCGGCTCAGGCCATCATTTTATGAGTACAGAAATCGAGGTGATCCAACAATGAACACAGTACCAAAAGGAGATCGACGGCTCGCATTATCGAATTTAGGATTTGCTTACGCGGCATTTTTGATAGGCACTCTTTGTGGATTACTGCAGGTATTTATCAGAAATGATGCTTTGACATTACCGTCCTGGCTCGATTATTACCAAGTGCTTACCGCACATGGACTTCTTTTAGCCATTGTATTTACAACATTTTTTATCTTTGCCTTCTTTCAGTCTGGAATGAGCCGAACGTTAGGAGCCTTTGGACCAAGAGTGCTGTTGTGGAATTGGATCGGCTTTTGGGTGACATCCATCGGTACGCTGCTTGTCGTCGTGATGGTCATCTCAGGTCAGGCTTCTGTTCTATATACGTTTTATGCTCCACTACAAGCCCATGGCCTGTTTTATGTAGGTCTCGCATTATTTGTTATAGGAACGTGGATTCAAGGATTTGCATTAGTAGGTCATTACATTGTGTGGAGAAAGCAGAACAAAGGAGAGCTGAGTCCGTTATTTGCTTTCATGACAGTGGCTACAGTTATCTTATGGGTCATCGCTTGTTTAGGGGTAGTTGCCACTGTTTTGTTCCAGTTTATTCCATGGGCGTTTGGGTGGACTGAGGGGATCAATGTAGAATTGAGCCGATCTTTATTCTGGTATTTCGGTCATCCATTAGTCTATTTTTGGCTGCTTCCTGCTTATATGGCATGGTATGTCGTGGTACCCAAAATCATTGGAGGACGCGTATTTAGCGATTCATTAGCGCGCCTGTCCTTTGTGCTCTTCATCTTGTTTTCGATTCCTGTAGGATTTCACCACCAGTTGACAGAACCAGGAATCGCAAGTTTTTGGAAGTTTTTGCAAACGGTTTTAACGTTTATGGTCATCATCCCATCTTTAATGACAGCTTTCTCTATGTTCGCAACTTTTGAACTTAGAGGTCGTGAGCTGGGTGGAAAAGGATTGTTTGGCTGGGTGACGAAACTTCCATGGCGAGATGTGCGGTTTACTTCTATTTTCATTGCTATGGCTTTCTTTATTCCAGGTGGAGCTGGTGGAATAATTAATGCCAGCTTTCAAATGAATGAAGTTATTCATAATACTTTATGGGTGGTCGGACATTTTCACATCACTGTCGGAACGCCGGTAGCCATGACGTTTTTTGGGCTGACTTTCTGGCTCATTCCTCATTTGACTGGCCGTCGTTTCACGAAAACCTTGCAGAAGCTAGCGTTTCTACAAATTGGCACATGGTCTGTCGGAATGCTTCTGATGAGTACCGCTCAACATCTGTTAGGGTTACTTGGAGCTCCGAGACGCACTGCCTACACAGGTTATGCGCATGAAGATGCGCAAGCCTGGTTTGAGGGAGTACTGTCTAACCACGTAACTATGGCGGTTGGGGGATCTATTCTGTTTCTATCAGCTGTACTCCTGATATTCATTGTTGTTCAGCTTTGGTGGCTGGCACCTAAAGCAGATGAGAGTACATTTATGCAGTTTCCAATTGCTGAAAGTGATGCTTCCTCCACACCAAAATTCTTGGAGAACTGGAAGATCTGGATTGGGATCGCCTTTATTCTAATTGCTCTAGCGTACACGATCCCTCTATCCGATATCATTCAGCACGCACCGCCAGGCTCAGGCCGATTCCAGACTTGGTAAAAGGAGGAGAGCGATTATGACATTTTCCTTTGCGTTTACTGTTGCTTCCATCGTGCTTTTTACAGTGTTGAGTGCTATCATAGTTGAACTGCAGACAGAAGAAGAGTAGAAAAGAGCGGATGACATAAGGTCATCCGCTCTTTTAGTCACTCTATGAAGGTTAGTTCTGGAAGCCATTGAGACATATGCTCTTTCTTTGCTTTGTATTCTTCACTTAGCACAGGGATATCTGACATAGGAACCACCTGATAATCAGAGGTTACATAGGTGATTTGGAATCGTGGGTCCACCGCCTGGACCACGTCTCTGCTATCTGCTTTTTTGACAAAATCAAATGTAAAAATCCCGCCTATCCGTTTGTGTTCACCCAGCTGACCTGAGAAAAAATTTCCCAGGGAATAAATCGTCAGCATTCGGTTTCCGTTTTTACCTTCCACGTACTTAATCGGCTGCAACACATGAGGGTGGTGTCCCAGCACGGCATCCACTTCGTGGTCTGCAGCAAATTGCACGACATCTTTCTGGTACGGGGAAGGATAAAGCTGGTATTCATTCCCAAAATGTAGGCTCACTATGACAGCATCCGCTAATTTTTTAGCTTCTGAAATGTCTTTGGCCATCTTTTCGTAATTGATACGATTAACTACGTATTCTTTTCCTTCGGGTGATGGAATGCCATTTGTGCCATATGTATAGCTTAGAACAGCCACATCCATGTTTTCTTTTGTTTCGTAAACTAAAATCTCTTCACTTTGCTTCTTGTCCGTATAAGCCCCCGTATGCTTCATGTCAATCTTATTCCAATGGTCGAGCGCCCGCTCAATGCCTGTAATTCCCTTATCCAATGTATGGTTATTGGCAAGAGTAACCACATCGATGCCTAAACTTTTCAAATTATCCCCGATGGACTTCGGTGAATTAAATGTCGGATATCCTGATAAACCTAATTCTTTACCGCCAATCATCGTTTCTTGATTTGCGATAGAAATAGTTGAGGATTCAAGGGTAGGTTTTGTTTCTTCCAACATTGGCATGAAATTGTAACCATCAGACGTTCGTGCTTTCTGATATATCCTCTCGTGAATAAGCACATCACCAACTGCAGAAACGCTGATCCGGGAATTAAGATTTAAAGGCTTCTTCTCTGTCGTTTCTATGCTCGAAGTGGAATGGTTATCGATAGGTTCAGGATCAGAGGATTCCAGAAATGATGGTGTTAAACTACAGCCTGTCAAATAAAGACTGGATAGGGCGATGAGTATAGTGAATCGGATTAGACTGATTAGACTCCCCTCCCTGTGGATGTTTGATAGGTCTATTGTAACCATAAGTGGGATGTCATTTCCAACTGGTTTATCGCTTTTTTGTTCTGGGAAGTTCTTCAATAAATATGCTTTACATCATGGGCGGAAGGAGATGAATCAGATGTCATCAACACGGCAAGAGGCTAATGCCAACTCACAAACGAAAGAGCAATATGTCGATATAAGTATGGGCAAACATGAAATTTTCTTTAAAAAAGAATACAAAATATTATATACGATTAATGAATTCTTGCTTGGTTTATGGTTCTTGGTAGGAAGTATTTGTTTTTATTTTGAAGAACTCAAAACATGGGGCGTTACTTTATTTGTGCTGGGAAGTATGCAAATGCTAATCCGTCCATCTATTCGGCTTGTACATTCTTTCCATATGAGAAAACACTACGAGAGGGAATATGAAGAGAAACAATGACATGACAAAAATAATTTTTTGCTTGGCAAGTTATGCAAATTCGCTAGTATTTCTGTATCTGGATTTATTCAACTAAATAGCAGAATAGTTGAATACTCGATTTCGAGGTACTGTGAGCTTTCCGTTGCCCAAAGTAGAATTTGGAGGTCCGAGAAATCACTCGCTTTCCGTGGGCATGTGCTGAGCCTCCTCGAGCTAAAGCTCTCCGGGGTCTCACCTATCATGTTCATCCCACAGGAGTCTCGCGATTTCTCGGACCTCCTTACCGCTGTTGGGAGGAACGGAAACGTTATTGTTACCGAAAACCTATCAGTAATTTTGGAAATCAGAGCTTCCTTACTCCTATTAAATGGGGCCGTTAATTACACTATAGATGGGTTGGCTTGAAAACGGCGAGACTCCCGCGGGAGAAGGACTTAGGCGAGACCCCCCAGAGAGCGCAGCGATCGAGGCGGCTCGCCAGTTCCCCCGCAGGAAAGCGAGTTGTTTTCCAGCCAACCTTAAACTTATTATGTAACGGCCTTGAGAAAATCTCGAATCCAAGTCTTCAAGATAAGGAGGCTTTGTGGGAATTCTGCCATTTGCCCACTGTTAACACTTTGAATATCAAGTAATTCTATGAACGAATGACTCCTCGCTTTACTATGCAACGGTTTCTTTCTTTGCAGGAAGGAAGCGGGCCTTAACCAATCGATTCCTAACGGTAATTCCAATCCAGCTTGCAAGAAAAGCTTTTATTAAACCAACGGCGATGAATGGGTATACACCTGCAGCCAACGCCTGATTCCAGGACATATCCAAGACGAACTTCAATTGGATGGTTCCGCAAATAAGCGTAACGATCATACCGACGATATTGGCAACAAGGGCCATAGTAAGGTTGAACTTCGTCTTTTCTAGAATGAAACCAGTAATAAAGGCAGTAAGAATGAAGCCAAATATGTATCCACCTGTAGGGCCGATGAGGACTTGTGCACCGCCTTTAAATCCTGCGAAAACAGGTAATCCAATTGCTCCAAGTGCTGCATAACCTACCATAGCAATAGCTCCTTGTCTGCTTCCTAAAATGGTTGCAGTAAGTCCTACAGCTAACGTTTGCCCGCTGATTGGTACGACAGGAAGCGGAATTTCTACCTGGGCAAGAATAGCTGTAATCGCTGCAAAGACAGCACAATTTACGATCACTCTTAATTTTTTTCGTTGATCTTGCATAGATGAATCCTCCTTTTGTTAACCTTATTATGAATAGGTTAACACATGGTTCGTAAACAGGAATATTTTTTTATGTGCAAAAATTCGGTTTACATAGATTAATTGTAGGATACTATATGAAACTATACTCTTTTTCCAGGCCTCGTTAAATCTTAAAACCCTTACAAACCGGGGGATATGAGTTCTTATTAAAAAGAGGATTACATATTGGATTTTAGTGGGATTCATGGATAAAACTAGTACGTTTTATTCATTTTTTGATTACAAGCCCTTGATGGAGCTATTACAAATGTGTCAGAACGGTTAAACTATAAAATTTTGGTACAAAAAGCTGTTCAGATCATGTAAAATGGGGTAATGTAAAATTTAACGGAGGTTTTACAATGTTTACAAAAAATAAATACTTAAATAAAAACACTGCATTCAAATTGATAGCATATGCCGTTGTCATCGGAATGTTTTGGTTAAAAATGAACTATATACAGAGCAATATTTTTACATTAAATGTTGAAAATGCGAATGAAGCTAGCATTCTAGCGTTCAATCCGCTAAGCAGCATTTTCTTAATCTTCGGGATTGGGATACTACTTGGTGGTCGTAGGGGGATGTTAGTGTCCTACATTCTAGGATCTTTGCTTCTTTACGTAAACATACTGTTCTACCGTGAGTACAATGATTTCATCACGATTCCTATGTTGAACCAGGTAGCGAACTTGGCTGGAATGGGAGGCAGCATTCAAACGATCCTTGAATTCAGTGACATCCTATTGTTTGTGGATGTTTTGATAGCCGCATTCTTGCTGTTCTATCTTAAGCCGCAACGATTGACCAGCTTTACACCTAAACGACGTGAAGGGATCATACTAGCTATCATTGCCATTCCATTGTTCATGGTCAACTTGCAATGGGCTGAACAAGAGCGTACAGATCTTCTTGAACGTACTTTCGACCGAAATATGCTTGTTAAATATATCGGCTTGATCAACTATCACGTGTATGATGCGGTTCTTCAAGGAAAGACCGAAATGAAGAAAACTCTGGCAGATAGTAACGAATTAGTACCTGTCATTAACTACATGAATGAGAATAAGCAGGAAGATAGCGATCGTCTCGAAGGTGTGGCTGAAGGGAAAAACGTGATTTTGCTTTCCCTTGAAAGTACACAGACGTTTGTTGTTGATAACAAACTGCACGGAGAAGAGTTGACTCCATATTTCAATGATTTGAAAGAAGAAGGTATTTACTTTGATAACTTCTACCACCAGGTCAAGCAGGGACGTACATCAGATTCTGAATTCCTTCTTGCGAATTCCATGTATCCTTTGAATCGTGGTGCGGTTTTCTTTACGCACTCAGGAAACGAATATGAAGGCCTGCCTTCTCTATTAAGTGAAAATGGCTATTTTACAAATGTAATGCATGCGAATGATAAGACATTCTGGAACCGAAATGTCATGTACGATTCTTTAGGTTATGATGAGTTCTTCTCCAAAGAAGATTATGAAGTGACACCCGAGAAGTCACATGGCTGGGGCTATTTAGATGAATACTTTTTCTCTGACTCTTTAGACAAGATGAAAGAGATGGATAAGCCGTTTTACTCTAAAATGATTACACTCACAAACCATTATCCTTTCTCATTGCCAGAAGAGGAGAAGTTCATTGAGGAAGGCGAAACATCCAGTGGTACGCTGAACCGTTACTTCCAAACGATTCGTTATCAAGATGAAGCTTTGAAGCAATTTGTCGAGGAATTCAAGCAGTCTGAACTCTATGATAATACGATTCTAGTTATCTATGGAGACCACTTTGGAATTTCAGAAAATCACCAGGAAGCAATGGGTGAGTACCTTGGTAAGGAAATCAATGATTATGAACAGTTTCAATTGCAACGTGTTCCAATGCTGATTTATGGTAAAAGCATTGAAGCAGAGAAAAACCACACGGTAGGTGGTCAGGTCGACCTTCGTCCTACACTTACAAACTTGTTAGGCATTGAGGATTCTAACCCTGTACAATTCGGTCATGACTTGTTGGACAAAGACCGACGTGAGTTAATGATTACACGTGACGGCGATTTTGCGAGTGATGAATATGTTGGAATACAAGGGGTTTGTTATGACAGAGAAACAGGTGAAGAAGTCGAAGCTGATTCCTGTGAGCCTGGATTTGAAGCAGCTCAGGAGGAGTTGAGCGTGTCTGACTCTGTTATCTATGGAGACCTGTTACGTTATCTTGACGAAACCGAAATGGTTGATACGAAAGGTAAACAAAATAAAGAAGAATAGCTTCTATACTCGGCTTGCAGTGAAACCCAACGTTTCCTGCAAGCTTTTTTGCGTTTAAACCATTCAACTATATAGCAGGATTCTGAAAGACTCGACATCTACATAATTTCGGTTAGGCGGTTTCCGTTAAAATGACAAGTGCTTGGAGATCCGGGAAATGGCTTGCTTTCCGTGGGCATGCGCTGAGTCTCCTCGAGCTATCAACTCTCCGGGGGCTCATCTGTCATGCTCATCCCACAGGAGTCTCACCATTTCCCGGACCTCCTTAAGATTATTTGGAAAAACGGAAACTCCTTTGAAAGATGTAGGCCAACGACATCTTTACATTCATTTACATAGTGGTCATACGCTGTAGTGACTTTTGATAGGTTTTGATATACCTAAGATCTCTGGATACTCACGCTGATATTAAATGGGTCCGTTCAGCACAAAATAGATGGGTTAGCTGGAAAACGGCGAGACTCCCGCGGGAGAAGGAGATAGGCGAGACCCCACAAGGAGCAAAGCGACTGAGGAGACTTGCCAGTTCCCCCGCAGGAAAGCGAGTCATTTTCCAGCCAAAACCCTATCTGTAATAACGTAACGGATCCCAGAAGGCCTCGAAATTGAGTATTCATGAGGCTATAAATGAGTAATGAAACACCAACAGGACTAATAATTGATAAACCTAAGAAAGGTAATGAACGTAAAGCATAATGGATGTGAGACAGCTTAGGGATGTCCTACAATTAGGGATAGGTGAAGAAGAGATGGAGAGAATAGAAACAGTAATGAGCGAGGTGGAACGATGAAAAAACCAGACGTTGAAGACTATTTACAGGAAGGCATTTATGGAAGCAGAGAAACAAAACCATCAGAACGGAAAAGGTTTCTAGGCACTTTGCGTGAACGAATCGTTCTGATGCTGACAAAAGCTCAAGTGATGCAAGAAGCAGGGATGGATGAATTATCACAACAAATGAGAGAACATAAAGATGCAAAGCTGCTGTTGAACGGTAAAGTCAGCTATCAATTTCGAAAACCATATTCCCGTCTAGCAGATCAATACGGTATTCATACTACATCTGTCTCAGATCAGGAAACAGATACAGACGTAGGGGTATTACTGGTCGTAGACTACCCAATTGAAAAAGAAAAGATAGAGGTAGAAACTAATGAGCCTCCTTCTTCTGAGGAAGAATCGCAAGAAGATAAAGGATTGAAAAGAATTCTAAAATCTTTATTTAAAACCCCAAAGTGAGCTTTATGTATTAGGGGTAATCTCGCGATGTATGAAGTGTGGGGAAATGGGCTCGTTTGAAATGCGGTCCTCTTTTATACAGAAAAAAGCAGATGCTCCTTTTAAGCATCTGCTTTTGAATATTCGACTCTGTTAAATGCAAACCTTAAAAAATATCTGACCATACTTTTATAGTCGTGGCCAGGATAAGGAGAGCCAATACGGTCTGAAGTACTTTTGTATTGACTTTCTTACCTGCATTTGCACCTAGAGGAGCAGCGATCAGGCTTGCAACGACCATTATGGCTGCTGGGAAATATTCAACTTGCCCTGTAGTCACCTTTCCTACCGTAGCTCCAATAGAAGAGATGAGCGTTATGGCAAGAGAAGAAGCGATAGTCATACGTGTAGGGATTTTCAGTACGACAAGCATGATAGGAACGAGTAAGAATGCTCCAGCTGCTCCTACAATTCCTGCACCAATACCTACAATAAGAGCTAGAGAGGCAGCCAGCCATCGATTGAACTGAACTTCATCGAGCTTCTGATCGTCCAACCCTTTTTTAGGTACGAACATCATAATGGTGGCAATTAAAGCCAGAATTCCATAAACAATATTAATGCCGTTCTCTGACATGAAACGGGAACCATAACCTCCGATGAAGCTACCGATCAGGATACTGACTCCCATATATAAAATCAGCTGTTTATTAAGGTAACCACCCTTGCGATAAGCCCAGACACCGCCGATCGTTGCAAAAAATACTTGTACAGCACTAATGCCAGAGACTTCGTGGGCCGTGAAAGCTGTAAAACCTACGAGCGGGGGAATGTACAGGAGCATTGGGTATTTTATAATCGATCCCCCGATCCCTAACATTCCTGATACATAAGAACCTACGAATCCAATAAGAAATACTGTAATAATTAAACCGAAATCCATTTCAGCAACCTCCTTAAAAAAGGGAACCGTTCAAAGGTTCCCTTTTTGACTATTTAGCCTTTTTGAATCCAGAACTTGAATACGCCATTTTCTTCTTCGTGTTGTAGAAGTTCGTGACCGCCAGACTTCGCCCATGCAGTAAGATCGCTTTTAGCACCTTGGTCAGTTGCGTGAATTTCCAGAACATCTCCGCTATCTACTTCTTTCATCGCTTTCTTCGTTTTAACAATTGGCATTGGGCAAGCAAGTCCTGTTGCGTCTAGTACTTTTGTTACGTTCATATTAAATACCTCCAAATAAATAGTTATATTCTTCATATCTAAAATAGCTGCTAAGCTTTAAGAAAATAATGCGTTTTATCTGACTGCGCAACGGTTAGGTCCGATTTCCATTTCGCGTTGCTTTTCGTTGTCAGGGGTGATTTTACCCATATTTGTTTCACGAATTTCTTGATAAGCATTTGGCTGTGGCGGCAGGTTCTCTGTCACCATTTTTCTAAATTCATCTTGATCATCGATATTTAAACCATGGTTCTTTTCAAAAAGTGTACCTAGTTTCTCAGCGACAGTGCCATCCTCGTTCATCTCATCCATAATCATGAAGTGAGCTGGAAGAACGACAAGCTCATCAGAGAGTTCTTTATAACGTGTATAAAGGGTTTCTCTTAGGTCCATTACCCAGTCTTCTGCTTTACCGGCAAGGTCTGGACGACCAATAGAATCCACGAATAGAATGTCGCCGGACATTAAGAATTGATCATCGACTACAAAAGAAGTAGAACCGATGGTATGACCTGGTGAATAAAGTGCATTGATATCGATCGTAGTGTTTCCAATCGTTACTTTTTCACCATCTTCAAGTGGTTGGTAATCAAACGTTACTTCTCCTGCATCTTTCGGTGGCAGCCAATAAGTGGCACCGGTTGCTTCAGCAATTTTGCGCCCACCTGAAATGTGATCCGCGTGTAAGTGCGTATCAAAAACGTGTGTGATGTTTACTCCCAATTTCTCTGCGAAATCTGTATAAGCATCAATCATACGTGTAGAATCGATAATTGCAGCTTCTCCGTTAGAGGTGACCATGTAGGAAAGGCAGCCCTTACCGATACGGACAAATTGGTACAGTTCGCCTCCATCATTCAAGTCACTTACTTTAATAGGCTCTAGGTGTTCACTCCACGCTTTCATGCCGCCTTCAAGAGAATAAACGTTGGTTACCCCCTCATCATTAAGCATCTCAGCAACCATTTGTGAAGATCCGCCTTTAGCACAAGCGACTACGATCTCCTTATCTGATGGAAGTTGATCCATGATTTCTTCGACACCATCAAGCAATTCAAAATAAGGGATATTCAAGTATTCGAAGTTCTTACCTTCGATTTTCCAGTCGTTAAAATCATCTTCTGTTCGTACATCTAATAGAAACAGTTCTTCATTGTTAAGAACTTTCTTAGCCATTTCTTTAACAGTCATTTC
It contains:
- a CDS encoding biotin transporter BioY; translated protein: MQDQRKKLRVIVNCAVFAAITAILAQVEIPLPVVPISGQTLAVGLTATILGSRQGAIAMVGYAALGAIGLPVFAGFKGGAQVLIGPTGGYIFGFILTAFITGFILEKTKFNLTMALVANIVGMIVTLICGTIQLKFVLDMSWNQALAAGVYPFIAVGLIKAFLASWIGITVRNRLVKARFLPAKKETVA
- a CDS encoding CapA family protein encodes the protein MVTIDLSNIHREGSLISLIRFTILIALSSLYLTGCSLTPSFLESSDPEPIDNHSTSSIETTEKKPLNLNSRISVSAVGDVLIHERIYQKARTSDGYNFMPMLEETKPTLESSTISIANQETMIGGKELGLSGYPTFNSPKSIGDNLKSLGIDVVTLANNHTLDKGITGIERALDHWNKIDMKHTGAYTDKKQSEEILVYETKENMDVAVLSYTYGTNGIPSPEGKEYVVNRINYEKMAKDISEAKKLADAVIVSLHFGNEYQLYPSPYQKDVVQFAADHEVDAVLGHHPHVLQPIKYVEGKNGNRMLTIYSLGNFFSGQLGEHKRIGGIFTFDFVKKADSRDVVQAVDPRFQITYVTSDYQVVPMSDIPVLSEEYKAKKEHMSQWLPELTFIE
- a CDS encoding sulfurtransferase TusA family protein — protein: MNVTKVLDATGLACPMPIVKTKKAMKEVDSGDVLEIHATDQGAKSDLTAWAKSGGHELLQHEEENGVFKFWIQKG
- a CDS encoding cytochrome C oxidase subunit II, whose product is MKKDHSSQPGLKGTLISVFAVGIVIILMWVSIFYLYIDRM
- a CDS encoding MBL fold metallo-hydrolase, translating into MAVQEMTVKEMAKKVLNNEELFLLDVRTEDDFNDWKIEGKNFEYLNIPYFELLDGVEEIMDQLPSDKEIVVACAKGGSSQMVAEMLNDEGVTNVYSLEGGMKAWSEHLEPIKVSDLNDGGELYQFVRIGKGCLSYMVTSNGEAAIIDSTRMIDAYTDFAEKLGVNITHVFDTHLHADHISGGRKIAEATGATYWLPPKDAGEVTFDYQPLEDGEKVTIGNTTIDINALYSPGHTIGSTSFVVDDQFLMSGDILFVDSIGRPDLAGKAEDWVMDLRETLYTRYKELSDELVVLPAHFMIMDEMNEDGTVAEKLGTLFEKNHGLNIDDQDEFRKMVTENLPPQPNAYQEIRETNMGKITPDNEKQREMEIGPNRCAVR
- a CDS encoding LTA synthase family protein, giving the protein MFTKNKYLNKNTAFKLIAYAVVIGMFWLKMNYIQSNIFTLNVENANEASILAFNPLSSIFLIFGIGILLGGRRGMLVSYILGSLLLYVNILFYREYNDFITIPMLNQVANLAGMGGSIQTILEFSDILLFVDVLIAAFLLFYLKPQRLTSFTPKRREGIILAIIAIPLFMVNLQWAEQERTDLLERTFDRNMLVKYIGLINYHVYDAVLQGKTEMKKTLADSNELVPVINYMNENKQEDSDRLEGVAEGKNVILLSLESTQTFVVDNKLHGEELTPYFNDLKEEGIYFDNFYHQVKQGRTSDSEFLLANSMYPLNRGAVFFTHSGNEYEGLPSLLSENGYFTNVMHANDKTFWNRNVMYDSLGYDEFFSKEDYEVTPEKSHGWGYLDEYFFSDSLDKMKEMDKPFYSKMITLTNHYPFSLPEEEKFIEEGETSSGTLNRYFQTIRYQDEALKQFVEEFKQSELYDNTILVIYGDHFGISENHQEAMGEYLGKEINDYEQFQLQRVPMLIYGKSIEAEKNHTVGGQVDLRPTLTNLLGIEDSNPVQFGHDLLDKDRRELMITRDGDFASDEYVGIQGVCYDRETGEEVEADSCEPGFEAAQEELSVSDSVIYGDLLRYLDETEMVDTKGKQNKEE
- a CDS encoding b(o/a)3-type cytochrome-c oxidase subunit 1 — its product is MNTVPKGDRRLALSNLGFAYAAFLIGTLCGLLQVFIRNDALTLPSWLDYYQVLTAHGLLLAIVFTTFFIFAFFQSGMSRTLGAFGPRVLLWNWIGFWVTSIGTLLVVVMVISGQASVLYTFYAPLQAHGLFYVGLALFVIGTWIQGFALVGHYIVWRKQNKGELSPLFAFMTVATVILWVIACLGVVATVLFQFIPWAFGWTEGINVELSRSLFWYFGHPLVYFWLLPAYMAWYVVVPKIIGGRVFSDSLARLSFVLFILFSIPVGFHHQLTEPGIASFWKFLQTVLTFMVIIPSLMTAFSMFATFELRGRELGGKGLFGWVTKLPWRDVRFTSIFIAMAFFIPGGAGGIINASFQMNEVIHNTLWVVGHFHITVGTPVAMTFFGLTFWLIPHLTGRRFTKTLQKLAFLQIGTWSVGMLLMSTAQHLLGLLGAPRRTAYTGYAHEDAQAWFEGVLSNHVTMAVGGSILFLSAVLLIFIVVQLWWLAPKADESTFMQFPIAESDASSTPKFLENWKIWIGIAFILIALAYTIPLSDIIQHAPPGSGRFQTW
- a CDS encoding YueI family protein — protein: MKKPDVEDYLQEGIYGSRETKPSERKRFLGTLRERIVLMLTKAQVMQEAGMDELSQQMREHKDAKLLLNGKVSYQFRKPYSRLADQYGIHTTSVSDQETDTDVGVLLVVDYPIEKEKIEVETNEPPSSEEESQEDKGLKRILKSLFKTPK
- a CDS encoding sulfite exporter TauE/SafE family protein translates to MDFGLIITVFLIGFVGSYVSGMLGIGGSIIKYPMLLYIPPLVGFTAFTAHEVSGISAVQVFFATIGGVWAYRKGGYLNKQLILYMGVSILIGSFIGGYGSRFMSENGINIVYGILALIATIMMFVPKKGLDDQKLDEVQFNRWLAASLALIVGIGAGIVGAAGAFLLVPIMLVVLKIPTRMTIASSLAITLISSIGATVGKVTTGQVEYFPAAIMVVASLIAAPLGANAGKKVNTKVLQTVLALLILATTIKVWSDIF
- a CDS encoding cytochrome c oxidase subunit II, producing the protein MHLHKYEKIWLAFGVFALIIFLSVVGVSAFHQGNTPSGGHMTIDPEKVRETAPFNEPGLHKKEDGTYEVSMIAMAFGYDPAKLQVPAGEEITFTLTSEDVTHSFSIVGTNVNMMAVPGQINHRTHTFDEPGSYLVVCNEYCGSGHHFMSTEIEVIQQ
- a CDS encoding YrhK family protein, encoding MSSTRQEANANSQTKEQYVDISMGKHEIFFKKEYKILYTINEFLLGLWFLVGSICFYFEELKTWGVTLFVLGSMQMLIRPSIRLVHSFHMRKHYEREYEEKQ